DNA from Deltaproteobacteria bacterium:
TCCCATGAACTCAGGACTCCTCTCAATTCGATTATCGGTTTTTCGGAAGTGCTTATTGACGGTCTTTATGGGGAAATAAATAAGAAACAGGAGAAATATCTTAATAATATTTTAATCAGCGGTAAACACCTCCTGGAACTTATCAATACCATTCTCGATCTTTCAAAGATAGAGGCGGGACAGATGAAACTCGTTTATGAAGCCTTTGATCTCAGGGAAATTGTTGAAGCGGTGGAAAGTGTCATGCGCCAACAGGCGGAGACGAAAAATATCCATCTCGGTCTGGCTATTGATGAAGGAGCCAGTCTAATTATGGCCGACAGGCTTAAATTCAAGCAAATCCTCTACAACCTCCTGGGCAATGCCGTCAAGTTTACGCCCAGGGGAGGCAAGGTATCATTGACGGTAAAGCGGGAAAAGGATAGTATCCTCATATCGGTAAGTGATTCCGGGCCCGGAATCAGGGAGGGAGAAGCCGATCTTATTTTCGAGGCCTTCCGCCAGTCCGATGGTTCCCATAGGAGGGATTTTCAGGGAACGGGGTTGGGGCTTACCCTGTCAAAAAAGTTTGTAGAGCTTCATGGGGGAAAAATATCCCTGACAAGCGAGGAAGGAAAGGGGAGTACTTTTACCTTTACCATACCTGTGAAAATAACGGGCTAGCGTGATCAGCTTAAAATGACGGGCCATGCTTCATTTTTATAAAGATTAAAGGCAACAGAAAAAGATAAAGGAGTTTGAATGTATTTACCACCCATGATTACCGATCTTATGGCAGCGGCAGAACAGGAAAATTCAGCAGCCTCCATTGAACTGGTTCAAACTCATATCTCATTTGTCATTATAGGTGACCGGACTGTGTACAAGATAAAAAAACCCGTTGATTTCGGCTTTCTCGATTTTTCAACACTTGAAAAGAGGGCCTTTTATTGCAAGCAGGAACTTGATCTTAACAGGCGGCTGTCACCGCAGATCTACCTCGATGTGGTGGAGGTTAAAAAGAGGGAGGGAAAGCATTTTTTTGGTGGTCCCGGTGAGACAGTCGATTATGCCGTCAAAATGAAAAGAATCCCTGAAGAGCGGATGATGCTTAATTTACTTAAGGAGGGAGTGATAGACAGGGGGGTAATTGCGCTTGTGGCAAAAGTAATCGCCCGTTTTCACAGCCAGGCGGCGCATAATGAAAATATTGCCGAATTTGGCGATCCCCGGATGATTGCCCGGAATATGGAGGAAAACTTTTCTCAGACCCGCAAATACATAGGCCGGTCCTTGTCGCAGAAGCAGTACGATAGCATTGTAAAATACACAGAAGGCTTTATGGCGAAAAAAAAGGACCTCTTTCTGAAAAGAATGGCAGAAGGGAAGATCAGGGATTGCCACGGCGATATCCATATGGAGCACGTCTGCATTACGAACCGGGTTTATATCTATGATTGCATCGAGTTTAATGACAGGTTCCGCTATTCCGACGTGGCTGCCGATATCGCCTTTCTAGCCATGGACCTCGATTATCATCATCGCAGCGATCTGTCTAAAGAACTGGTAGCGTGCTATATTGCGGCCTCCGGTGATGAAGAGATAAGGCCGCTTATCAATTTTTATAAGTGCTACAGGGCTTATGTGCGTGGCAAGGTGGACAGTTTTGAACTCGATGATTCGTCTCTTCATGAAGAAGAGCTTGAAGCCGCCCGGAAAATGGCGGAAAGTTATTTTGAGCTTGCCGGTCGTTATGCTTCAAAGGGACTGAAGGGAGAGATACTTATTATTACCTGCGGCCTTATGGGAGTGGGAAAGAGTACCATAGCAGCGGCTATTGCTGAAAAAAAGGGTTTTCAGGTTTTGCGGTCTGATGAGATCCGGAAAGAAATAGCGGGAATAGCCGGAGAAGAGCGTCGCCATGAAACATTTGGTGAAGGAATCTATAGTGAAGATTATTTTAACAAAACTTATGAAGCGCTTTTTAAAAAAGCAAAAAGGCTGCTTGAAAAGGGTGAAGGGGTAATCCTCGATGCCTCGTTTAAAAAGTCCCCATACCGTCTCCAGGCATTGGAATTGGCGAACGGGCTGGATATCCCCTTTCTTCTCGTGGAATGTATCTGCCGTGATGAAGAGGTTAAAAGGAGGCTTGAGGAAAGAGTGAGTGAAGGGAGTGATATTTCCGACGGCAGATGGGAAATTTATGAAAAGCAGAAAAAAACCTTTGAAAGGATAAAAGAGATTCCCGCAAGCGAGCATATTATTATCGATACGGAAGAAGAGCTGGAGCGAAATATTAAGAATGTGCTCTTTAATATTGAAAAAAAATGCGATGAATATGATCGTCGACACCTCATTTACATTTGAAAAATCTTTGTTATACTTTTTATTGAAATGAATATTTAAGCTCATACCTTTAAATAGAGATTTCTTCCTGCTATGTCTGGAAAAGCCCTTTTAATTATTGACATGCTCAATGATTTCGTTCTCGAAGGCGCCCCCCTTGAAGTCCCCTCAACAAGAGAAATTATTCCTGCCGTCAAAAGAGAGATTGAAGCGGCAAGGGCCGAAGGAGCGCCTGTTATCTACGTGTGTGATGCGCATGCGCCTGATGACAGGGAATTTTCGATATGGCCCCGTCACAGTGTCAGGGGCACAGAGGGCGCTCAGGTGGTTCATGCATTAAAGCCGGACAGAGACGATATTATAGTTGAAAAAACGACCTATTCCGCCTTTTACAAGACAGACCTTGAAAAGGTGCTGAATAAGCTGGCTGTAAAAGAACTCATCATTACGGGGTGTGTAACGAATATATGCATCATGTACGCTGCCTCTGATGCCGTACTCCGGGGTTATGCAGTGACCGTGCCGAGGGACTGCTCGGCCTGGCTTGATGTGGAAGACCACGATTTTGCCTTCCGGCAAATGAAAAATGTCCTCAAAGTAAATGTCAGATAAAGATTAATGAATAAAAGAGAATTCAATACGGCCGGCTTCGACGATATTAAGAGCGGAAAAGTTACCGATGTTTATTTTGAAAGAACCCTTGAAATCCTCAAGGCCAAAGGGATCAACAAGCGGGTCAAAATGGAATTCAGGGCTAAAAAACTCCCCCGTGACTGGGAGTGGGGCATTCTGGCAGGCATTGATGAATGTGCCCGCCTTCTGGAGGGAGAGAATCTCTCCGTAAGAGCGCTCCCCGAAGGGAGTCTTTTCAGGGCCTTTGATCCCGTTATGGAAATGGAAGGGCAGTATAACGATTTCGGACTTTTTGAAACGGCCCTGCTGGGGCTCATCTGCCAGGCATCGGGCATTGCCACCATGGCGGCAAGGTGTAAAAAAACGGCAGGAGAGCGGCAGGTCATTTCTTTTGGCGCCAGGCGTATGCACCCTGCCATTTCTCCCATGATAGAGCGGAGCGCATTTATCGGAGGCTGTGACGGTGTGGCTGTCGTTAAAAGCGCCCAATGCCTGGGAGAAGAGCCGGTGGGAACTATGCCCCATGCCTTAATATTGATTATGGGAGATTCTGTAACTGCCACAAAGGCTTTTCATGAAGTTATCGATCCCGCCATAAAGCGCGTTGCCCTTGTTGATACCATTGGCGATGAAAAATTTGAAGCCCTTGGCTGTGCAGAGGCGCTTGGAGAAGATCTTTTTGCCGTCAGGCTCGATACGCCGGGATCAAGAAAGGGGAATTTCAGGCAGATTTTTGAAGAAGTCAGGTGGGAGCTTAACCTGAACGGCTATGAGCATGTCAAACTCTTTGCCAGCGGTGGTATCGATGAATACACGATTGCCGAGCTAAATCCCGTTGTTGACGCCTATGGTGTGGGCACGTCCATAAGCGCGGCGCCGGTCATCGATTTTTCACTGGATATTATGGAAATAGAGGGTGTTCCCTTTGCGAAGCGGGGTAAAATGTCAGGTTCGAAAAGTTTGCTAAGATGCAGTTCCTGTGAGAACAGCCTCGTTGTTCCTTATCCTGCGGATAAGGTGATTTGTAATTGTGGCGGAATTATGACGGACCGGCTATGCCCGCTTATCAGGAAGGGTGTTGCCGTCTGCCCTAAAGAAGAGCCCCGAAGGATCAGGGAAAGAGTGTTAAAAGAGGTTGCAAAACTGGAAAAGGAGGTCCCATGACAGAGACGGAAGAAGAATTTGAAGAAAAAGAGAGAGAAATTATAGAAAAGGCTGAAATACAGATAGATGAAGATTACGAAAGGAAAGACCTCAAGGAACGGCGAGGGTTTAACAAGGAGCATTTCTATGGGGGGAGCAAAAAGAAAAAACATACGATTCCGAAAAAGGGCTGATTGCTTGCCCTAGAGAGGGGCGCCTTTCGCCAGTTCCTCCAGTTTTTTCATCTTTCCTGACTCTCCGAGGGCAATGAGGATATCCCCGGTCTTTATCACCGTTTTCCCTGTGGGATTAAAGAGCATATTACCTTCTCGTTTTATGGCCACAATGATAATGCCGAGATCCTTGCCTATGCCGGCCTCGATAATGGATGTCCGGGGGAGCCTGGATTTTTTCGCAATGGGAACCTCTTCCATCTGGAGTTCGATGTTCCCGCTTGTTGTTGCCACTTCAAGGAAGTCTACGATGGAAGGTTTTATAATGCTGTGGGCCATTCTCAACCCTCCTATATGGTAGGGTGATACGACCCTGTCAGCGCCTGCCCTCAAGAGTTTCTGTTCAGCATCGTCTTCGTTAGCCCTGGCGACGATTTGAAGCTTTTCATTGAGTCCCCTTGCGCTGAGCACAACGTAAAGGTTGTGGGCATCGGTAGAGAGGACGGAAACAAGCCCGCGGGCCCGCTCTATACCGGCAAGGCGCAGGTTCTCGTCGCGTGTGGCGTCTCCCCTGATGAAGGGAATATCATCATCGGCATTGATTACCATATCTTCGCTTTCTATGACGACAAAGGGAATATGGCCCGATCTCAGTTCCCTGCATACGATCCGGCCCATTCTGCCGTAACCGCATACGATGTAGTGATTGTTGTTCTCCTTGATCCTTTTTTCCATTTTTCTCCTCCCCAGTACTTGCTGAATTTCTCCTTCCAGAATAAAGCGAATGCCGTAATTTGCCGTATAAGCCACGACCCCCAGGCCGGTAAAGACGAGGAATATAGTAAATAATCTCCCTGCCGTGGAAAGGCTGTGCGTTTCCTGGTAACCTACCGTTGATAAGGTAATAACCGTCATATAGAAGGCGTCGAAAAGCTCCCACCCTTCGATAAGCGTATATCCTGCCGTCCCCGTCGATATGGTAAGGACAAGTAAGGCGACGGAAAAAATAACCCTGCTCCTGATCTGATCTTCTTCTCTCTTTGGCAATAAAAACTCCCGCAGCTTACATTATTTAACCGGAACTATAAAGAATTGACTCGTCTTAATCAAATGGTTTAAGTGTTCATGTCATTTTTACCCGGCCCATATGCCGCTTTTCTTGCATTTACAGGGGAGCTTAAGTATATTTTTGTAAAAAAAATTGAAGGAGTGGCAATGGATAACTTTACCTATCATAATCCCGTAAAAATCGTTTTCGGCAAAGGCAGTATCAGCGAATTAAAGAGTCTCATCAAGAGAGACCATAAGGTAATGATTACCTATGGCGGTGGCTCCATAAAAAAGAATGGCGTCTATGATCAGGTAATGGAAACCTTAAAGGGTCGTGAGCTTGTCGAATTTGGCGGCATAGAGCCTAATCCCGAGTTTGAAACACTCATGAAAGGCGTTGAAGCGGCTAAAAAAGAAAAAATTGATTTTCTCCTTGCTGTCGGCGGCGGTTCCGTGCTGGATGGCGCCAAGTTTATGGCGGCCGCCATTTTTTACAAAAGAAAGGATCCATGGGAGATAGTTTCGCGGGGCTTTCCCCTTACGGCAGCCGTTCCTGTCGGCGCCGTCATGACGCTCCCTGCTACCGGTTCGGAGATGAATGGTTATGCCGTTATATCGAGAAGGGCAAGGGGAGAAAAACGGGCTTTCGGCAGCCCCCTCTCTTATCCCCGCTTTTCCATTCTCGACCCGGAAACCACCTTTTCACTGCCTGACAGGCAGGTAAGCAACGGCATTGTCGATACATTCGTTCATACGACGGAGCAGTACCTGACTGTAAGAGAAGGCAGCCCCCTTCAGGACAGACAGGCGGAGGCTATATTGAAGACG
Protein-coding regions in this window:
- a CDS encoding potassium channel protein; protein product: MPKREEDQIRSRVIFSVALLVLTISTGTAGYTLIEGWELFDAFYMTVITLSTVGYQETHSLSTAGRLFTIFLVFTGLGVVAYTANYGIRFILEGEIQQVLGRRKMEKRIKENNNHYIVCGYGRMGRIVCRELRSGHIPFVVIESEDMVINADDDIPFIRGDATRDENLRLAGIERARGLVSVLSTDAHNLYVVLSARGLNEKLQIVARANEDDAEQKLLRAGADRVVSPYHIGGLRMAHSIIKPSIVDFLEVATTSGNIELQMEEVPIAKKSRLPRTSIIEAGIGKDLGIIIVAIKREGNMLFNPTGKTVIKTGDILIALGESGKMKKLEELAKGAPL
- a CDS encoding AAA family ATPase → MYLPPMITDLMAAAEQENSAASIELVQTHISFVIIGDRTVYKIKKPVDFGFLDFSTLEKRAFYCKQELDLNRRLSPQIYLDVVEVKKREGKHFFGGPGETVDYAVKMKRIPEERMMLNLLKEGVIDRGVIALVAKVIARFHSQAAHNENIAEFGDPRMIARNMEENFSQTRKYIGRSLSQKQYDSIVKYTEGFMAKKKDLFLKRMAEGKIRDCHGDIHMEHVCITNRVYIYDCIEFNDRFRYSDVAADIAFLAMDLDYHHRSDLSKELVACYIAASGDEEIRPLINFYKCYRAYVRGKVDSFELDDSSLHEEELEAARKMAESYFELAGRYASKGLKGEILIITCGLMGVGKSTIAAAIAEKKGFQVLRSDEIRKEIAGIAGEERRHETFGEGIYSEDYFNKTYEALFKKAKRLLEKGEGVILDASFKKSPYRLQALELANGLDIPFLLVECICRDEEVKRRLEERVSEGSDISDGRWEIYEKQKKTFERIKEIPASEHIIIDTEEELERNIKNVLFNIEKKCDEYDRRHLIYI
- a CDS encoding iron-containing alcohol dehydrogenase, with product MDNFTYHNPVKIVFGKGSISELKSLIKRDHKVMITYGGGSIKKNGVYDQVMETLKGRELVEFGGIEPNPEFETLMKGVEAAKKEKIDFLLAVGGGSVLDGAKFMAAAIFYKRKDPWEIVSRGFPLTAAVPVGAVMTLPATGSEMNGYAVISRRARGEKRAFGSPLSYPRFSILDPETTFSLPDRQVSNGIVDTFVHTTEQYLTVREGSPLQDRQAEAILKTLIEEAPKVRKSPHDYSVRANLMWCATQALNGLIGCGVPQDWATHMIGHELTAMHGLDHGQALAIVLPALLKYEKANKLEKLVQFGERIWNISEGSSEEKADKAIDKTVAFFHSLGVKTTLKDYNIGPDGFEKTGSTFDERNMALGEKGNIKSKEVVDILKLCLG
- a CDS encoding cysteine hydrolase, whose amino-acid sequence is MSGKALLIIDMLNDFVLEGAPLEVPSTREIIPAVKREIEAARAEGAPVIYVCDAHAPDDREFSIWPRHSVRGTEGAQVVHALKPDRDDIIVEKTTYSAFYKTDLEKVLNKLAVKELIITGCVTNICIMYAASDAVLRGYAVTVPRDCSAWLDVEDHDFAFRQMKNVLKVNVR
- a CDS encoding nicotinate phosphoribosyltransferase, with translation MNKREFNTAGFDDIKSGKVTDVYFERTLEILKAKGINKRVKMEFRAKKLPRDWEWGILAGIDECARLLEGENLSVRALPEGSLFRAFDPVMEMEGQYNDFGLFETALLGLICQASGIATMAARCKKTAGERQVISFGARRMHPAISPMIERSAFIGGCDGVAVVKSAQCLGEEPVGTMPHALILIMGDSVTATKAFHEVIDPAIKRVALVDTIGDEKFEALGCAEALGEDLFAVRLDTPGSRKGNFRQIFEEVRWELNLNGYEHVKLFASGGIDEYTIAELNPVVDAYGVGTSISAAPVIDFSLDIMEIEGVPFAKRGKMSGSKSLLRCSSCENSLVVPYPADKVICNCGGIMTDRLCPLIRKGVAVCPKEEPRRIRERVLKEVAKLEKEVP